One segment of Brassica napus cultivar Da-Ae chromosome C3, Da-Ae, whole genome shotgun sequence DNA contains the following:
- the LOC125583080 gene encoding glutathione S-transferase T3-like, which produces MNHFSLNSPGFVNLLASQSSKTIDLESSEVLRFSSQSSEDPKPVERRKWTPKEDLVLISAWLNTNKDPIVSNEQKAGAFWKRIEEYFNSSPQLSGFAPREASQCKQRWGRVNEQVCKFVGSYEAALKEQASGQNENDVMKAALDIFLNDYQVKFSLEHAWRELRFDQKWRSNSVSRDGGKEKRKEAAEVVPDLEEVRPPGVKACKAAKRKKHGSEAAFDQIQSMLVVKQNISKQKLLDRLLAKNENDLSDTEVSLKNKLISEML; this is translated from the coding sequence ATGAATCATTTTTCCCTAAACTCTCCCGGGTTCGTTAACCTGTTAGCTTCCCAGAGCAGTAAAACAATAGACTTAGAGTCTTCTGAGGTTCTTAGGTTTAGTAGCCAGAGCTCTGAAGATCCTAAACCAGTGGAAAGGAGAAAGTGGACACCAAAAGAAGACTTGGTGCTCATcagtgcttggttgaacacCAACAAGGATCCCATAGTCAGTAATGAGCAGAAGGCAGGGGCGTTTTGGAAGAGAATAGAGGAGTATTTCAACTCAAGCCCTCAGCTAAGTGGCTTTGCTCCTAGAGAGGCAAGTcaatgtaagcagaggtggggaagAGTGAACGAGCAGGTGTGCAAGTTTGTGGGAAGCTATGAGGCCGCTTTGAAGGAGCAAGCTAGTGGCCAAAACGAGAATGATGTCATGAAGGCAGCCCTTGACATCTTCTTAAATGACTACCAGGTCAAGTTCAGCCTTGAACATGCCTGGAGGGAACTTAGGTTTGATCAGAAATGGAGATCAAACTCTGTGTCCAGAGATGGTGGaaaggagaaaaggaaggaaGCTGCGGAGGTGGTGCCTGACTTGGAAGAGGTTAGGCCTCCTGGTGTTAAGGCTTGCAAAGCAGCCAAACGAAAGAAGCACGGGAGTGAAGCAGCTTTTGATCAAATACAGAGCATGCTTGTTGTGAAACAGAACATATCCAAACAGAAACTCCTTGATCGTCTCCTTgccaaaaatgaaaatgatcTATCTGATACCGAAGTGTCTCTGAAGAACAAACTGATATCTGAAATGCTTTGA